Proteins found in one Mytilus edulis chromosome 2, xbMytEdul2.2, whole genome shotgun sequence genomic segment:
- the LOC139510336 gene encoding tubulin alpha-1A chain-like has product MRECISIHVGQAGVQIGNACWELYCLEHGIQPDGQMPSDKTIGGGDDSFNTFFSETGAGKHVPRAVFVDLEPTVVDEVRTGTYRQLFHPEQLITGKEDAANNYARGHYTIGKEIVDLVLDRIRKLADQCTGLQGFLIFHSFGGGTGSGFTSLLMERLSVDYGKKSKLEFAIYPAPQISTAVVEPYNSILTTHTTLEHSDCAFMVDNEAIYDICRRNLDIERPTYTNLNRLIGQIVSSITASLRFDGALNVDLTEFQTNLVPYPRIHFPLATYAPVISAEKAYHEQLSVAEITNACFEPANQMVKCDPRHGKYMACCMLYRGDVVPKDVNAAIATIKTKRTIQFVDWCPTGFKVGINYQPPTVVPGGDLAKVQRAVCMLSNTTAIAEAWARLDHKFDLMYAKRAFVHWYVGEGMEEGEFSEAREDLAALEKDYEEVGVDSVEGEGEEEGEEY; this is encoded by the exons ATG AGGGAATGTATTTCTATCCACGTCGGACAGGCCGGAGTCCAGATCGGTAATGCCTGTTGGGAATTGTACTGTTTGGAACACGGTATCCAACCTGACGGTCAGATGCCCTCAGACAAGACCATTGGAGGCGGTGATGACTCTTTCAACACCTTCTTCAGTGAGACTGGAGCTGGAAAACACGTACCAAGAGCCGTCTTTGTTGACTTGGAACCAACTGTAGTCG ATGAGGTCAGAACTGGTACATACCGTCAACTTTTCCACCCAGAACAATTGATCACCGGAAAGGAGGATGCCGCTAACAACTATGCCAGAGGTCACTACACCATTGGTAAGGAAATCGTCGACTTGGTCTTGGACAGAATCCGTAAATTAGCTGATCAATGTACCGGTCTTCAAGGTTTCCTCATCTTCCACAGCTTCGGTGGTGGAACCGGATCTGGATTCACCTCACTCCTTATGGAACGTCTCAGCGTCGACTATGGAAAGAAATCAAAATTGGAGTTTGCCATCTACCCAGCCCCACAGATCTCCACCGCTGTCGTTGAACCATACAACTCCATCTTGACCACCCATACCACCCTTGAGCACTCCGACTGTGCTTTCATGGTAGACAATGAGGCCATCTACGATATCTGCAGACGTAACTTGGACATCGAGAGACCAACATACACCAACTTGAACAGACTTATTGGACAGATTGTCAGCTCAATCACTGCCTCCCTCAGATTCGATGGTGCACTCAACGTCGATCTGACTGAGTTCCAGACCAACTTGGTACCATACCCACGTATTCATTTCCCATTGGCTACCTATGCCCCAGTCATCTCTGCCGAGAAGGCTTACCATGAACAACTCTCTGTTGCCGAGATCACCAATGCTTGTTTCGAGCCAGCCAACCAGATGGTAAAATGTGATCCACGTCACGGAAAGTACATGGCCTGTTGTATGTTGTACAGAGGTGATGTTGTACCAAAGGATGTCAACGCTGCCATTGCAACAATCAAGACAAAGAGAACCATCCAGTTCGTCGACTGGTGTCCAACTGGATTCAAGGTCGGAATCAACTACCAACCACCAACTGTTGTACCAGGAGGTGATTTGGCTAAAGTACAGAGAGCCGTCTGCATGTTGAGCAACACAACCGCCATTGCTGAGGCCTGGGCCCGTCTTGACCACAAATTTGACTTGATGTACGCCAAACGTGCTTTCGTCCATTGGTACGTCGGAGAAGGTATGGAGGAAGGAGAATTCTCAGAAGCCAGAGAAGATTTGGCTGCTCTTGAGAAGGATTACGAAGAAGTTGGAGTTGACTCCGTAGAGGGTGAAGGTGAAGAAGAAGGAGaggaatattaa